A window of the Halopseudomonas phragmitis genome harbors these coding sequences:
- the epd gene encoding erythrose-4-phosphate dehydrogenase, giving the protein MIPTDHQPFRIALNGYGRIGRCVLRALHERGGDGLQIVALNDLADQASIEYLTRFDSTHGRFPGEVSVDGDCLHINGDCVKVLREQHPEGVDWAALGVDLLLECSGQYTTREEALRFAHAGVPRVLFSQPMANEQAVDATVVYGVNHQQLDASQRLVSNASCTTNCGVPLLKLLNERVGLEYVSITTIHSAMNDQPVIDAYHHDDLRRTRSAFQSVIPVSTGLARGIERLLPELAGRIQAKAIRVPTVNVSALDITLQTARDTTAEEINELLRAAAGAEFVGLLDYTELPHASCDFNHDPHSAIVDGSQTRVSGPRMVNLLVWFDNEWGFANRMLDVAGYWLRRCGPEG; this is encoded by the coding sequence ATGATACCCACTGATCACCAGCCTTTTCGCATTGCCCTCAACGGCTACGGCCGGATTGGCCGCTGCGTGCTGCGTGCGTTGCATGAGCGCGGCGGTGACGGCCTGCAGATCGTGGCGCTGAATGATCTGGCCGATCAGGCCAGCATCGAATACCTGACCCGTTTCGATTCGACCCATGGGCGCTTTCCTGGTGAGGTAAGCGTGGATGGCGATTGCCTGCATATCAATGGCGATTGCGTGAAGGTGTTGCGTGAGCAGCATCCGGAAGGGGTCGACTGGGCGGCTCTGGGGGTGGATCTGCTGCTGGAGTGTTCGGGCCAGTACACCACCCGCGAGGAGGCCCTGCGTTTTGCCCATGCCGGGGTGCCGCGTGTACTGTTTTCACAGCCGATGGCCAATGAGCAGGCGGTCGATGCGACGGTGGTCTATGGGGTCAATCATCAGCAATTGGATGCTTCGCAGCGGCTGGTGTCGAATGCTTCATGTACGACCAATTGCGGGGTGCCGCTGCTCAAGCTGCTGAATGAGCGTGTGGGGCTGGAGTATGTGTCGATCACGACCATCCATTCGGCGATGAACGATCAGCCGGTGATCGATGCCTACCATCATGATGATCTGCGTCGTACCCGCTCGGCGTTTCAGTCGGTGATTCCGGTGTCGACCGGCTTGGCGCGGGGGATTGAGCGGTTGTTGCCGGAGCTGGCCGGGCGGATTCAGGCCAAGGCGATCCGGGTGCCGACGGTGAATGTGTCGGCGTTGGACATCACCTTGCAAACTGCTCGTGATACCACCGCTGAGGAGATCAATGAGTTGCTCAGGGCGGCGGCAGGCGCTGAGTTTGTCGGGTTGCTGGACTATACCGAGCTGCCGCATGCCAGTTGCGATTTCAACCATGATCCGCATTCGGCGATTGTCGATGGCAGTCAGACCCGGGTGTCGGGGCCGCGGATGGTGAATCTGCTGGTGTGGTTCGATAACGAGTGGGGTTTTGCCAACCGGATGCTGGATGTGGCGGGATATTGGTTGCGGCGCTGCGGGCCAGAAGGCTGA
- a CDS encoding phosphoglycerate kinase, whose product MSVLTMQELDLKGQRVLIREDLNVPVKNGKVASDARIVASLPTIKLALEKGAAVMVCSHLGRPEEGVFSEENSLAPVAAYLSEALGREVPLVRDYLDGVAVQPGELVLLENVRFNSGEKKNTDELAQKYAALCDVFVMDAFGTAHRAQGSTHGAAKFAKVACAGPLLAAELEALAKALDKPARPMLAIVAGSKVSTKLDVLNALAEKCDQLIVGGGIANTFLAAAGYKVGKSLYEADLVDTAKAIAAKVSVPLPTDVVVAKEFAESAEATVKAIADVADDDMILDIGPQTAKIFGEMLKASGTILWNGPVGVFEFDQFGNGTKVLAEAIAQSPAFSIAGGGDTLAAIDKYGVAERISYISTGGGAFLEFVEGKVLPAVEILQQRAR is encoded by the coding sequence ATGAGCGTATTGACCATGCAGGAGCTGGATCTCAAAGGCCAGCGGGTGCTGATTCGTGAAGATCTGAACGTGCCGGTCAAGAACGGCAAGGTGGCCAGTGATGCGCGTATCGTCGCGTCCTTGCCGACCATCAAGCTGGCGCTGGAGAAGGGCGCGGCAGTGATGGTCTGTTCGCACCTGGGGCGGCCGGAAGAAGGCGTGTTCAGTGAGGAGAACAGCCTGGCACCGGTAGCGGCCTACCTGAGCGAGGCGTTGGGTCGTGAGGTGCCGCTGGTTCGCGATTATCTGGATGGCGTTGCAGTGCAGCCCGGTGAGCTGGTGCTGCTGGAGAACGTACGCTTCAACAGCGGTGAGAAGAAGAATACCGATGAGCTGGCGCAGAAATATGCGGCGCTTTGTGATGTGTTTGTGATGGATGCCTTTGGTACTGCGCACCGGGCTCAGGGTTCGACCCATGGGGCGGCGAAGTTTGCCAAAGTGGCCTGTGCCGGCCCGCTGCTGGCGGCTGAGCTGGAGGCGCTGGCCAAGGCACTGGACAAGCCGGCGCGGCCGATGCTGGCGATTGTCGCAGGCTCCAAGGTGTCGACCAAGCTGGATGTGCTCAATGCTCTGGCTGAGAAGTGCGATCAGTTGATTGTTGGCGGTGGTATCGCCAATACCTTCCTTGCGGCTGCTGGCTACAAGGTTGGCAAGTCGCTGTATGAGGCTGATCTGGTGGATACCGCCAAGGCCATCGCGGCCAAGGTCAGCGTGCCGCTGCCGACTGATGTGGTGGTGGCCAAGGAGTTTGCCGAAAGCGCTGAGGCGACAGTCAAAGCGATTGCCGATGTAGCCGATGACGACATGATTCTGGATATCGGGCCGCAAACCGCCAAGATCTTTGGCGAGATGCTCAAGGCTTCCGGTACCATTTTGTGGAATGGCCCGGTTGGCGTGTTCGAGTTCGACCAGTTTGGCAACGGTACCAAGGTGCTGGCCGAGGCGATTGCCCAAAGCCCGGCGTTTTCGATTGCCGGTGGTGGCGATACCCTGGCAGCAATTGACAAGTATGGCGTAGCTGAGCGGATTTCCTATATTTCTACTGGTGGCGGTGCGTTCCTCGAGTTTGTCGAGGGCAAGGTGTTGCCGGCGGTCGAGATTCTGCAGCAGCGCGCACGATAA